The sequence below is a genomic window from Methanotorris formicicus Mc-S-70.
TTTCATTTTTATTCATAAAAACCACCAAAATAAAAAATAATATAACTCAACAACAAGAATTCAAAACAATAAAAACTTCTCTTTTATTTTATTTATATTTTATTTAATATATTCCTTCGTTATTATCAACCTATCTGTGCATGTAAAGCATGGGTCGCAACTTGCTATGATTAATTCTACATCAGTTACATGATAACCCTTTAAAATCTCCTCCATCGCTGCCAAATTTGTTGCTGTTGGCGTTCTAACCTTTGAATGCATTACTCTGCCTTCACTATCTAAACCATAGGAATGATACACTTGCCCTCTCTGTGCTTCGTTATAGCAATCTATTGGTTTAAATGCATGCAACTCATAATCTCCATTGTAAATTTTTTCTGGTAGTTGAGGGAGGGCTTTTAATGCCTGCCTCAATATCTTAATACTCTCAAAACATTCATAAAACCTCACTGCAATCCTTGACAAAACATCCCCATCATCAAATAAAACTTCCTCAAACTCAAATGGATCATACTCCTCAACATATCCCATTTTTCTCATATCACTTTTTATTCCACTTCCCCTTGCTGTGGGTCCAACTGCATGGTATTTTGCTGCAGTTTTTCTATCCAAAACACCAATATTCTTCATCCTTAAAACGAGCATTGGGTCATTTAACGTCCTCTCTATAAATTTTTTTAATTTTTCTTCAAATCTTTCCAACCTCTCCAAAATTGTCGGGATTTGGCTATCTTTTATGTTACATCTCGGTCTTATTCCCCCAATAATTGGGCATGAATAATGCACCCTACTTCCACTTATATCAAAGAGTGTCTGCATTATTGGTTCTCTAAGCATAAATGCCCTCATTGACATTGTTTCATGTCCAAGAACTTCAAAGGCATGCCCAAACAATATCGTATGGGAATGCAATCTCTCTAACTCCTCAATAATAACTCTGATGTAATTTGCCCTCTCTGGAACCTCTATGTTGCATCCTCTTTCAACAACCCTAACTGAATTCCATACGTGTATATGGGAACAAATCCCGCAGATTTTCTCAGTTAGGATGTTTGCCTTCTCAACTGGAAGACCTTCCATTAATCTCTCTATACCCCTATGGTTAACTCCTATTGTTAATTCAGCATCTTTAATAACTTCATCTTCAATAAAAAGCCTCAATCTATGGGGTTCGAGCATTGTTGGATGAACAGGACCTATTGCTATCTCTCCTTCATACATGATATCCCAATTAAATTTTATAATGATTAATAATGATAATTTAGTATTAATATAATATTTTAATATATATTTTTTTGCATTAACGTTTGTTTTAAAATTTCATTACGGTTTAGTAATAATTTTCTCATCTTTTTTATTACTTCAGAAGAGTTTAAATCCATTTTTTGAATTTTTAAAAATTCATTATCAATATTTCCCTTCTTAATTCTTTTTGTTGAGTAATACTTTCCCAGACTTATCAACGTTCTTTTAAATTCTTCCCTTTCAACTTCCCTATTTTTTATAATCTCTTCTTTTATGGCATTTAAATGCACATCCCTATATGGGATGCCTACTGTTGATAGTGCTATAACCCTCTCATCTATTTCAGAAATCCTACCAACTTCAAAAGATGGGTTTTTGTATGCAATTGTTGCTCCTCTTTTTCTTCCAACACTCGGACCTTCTGAAATAACAAATCCTGCCTCAACTAATCCGCTCCTAAATGGAATTGAAGAAGAGTAGGATATCAAAACCCCATTATTATTCATTTTTTTATAAATCTCCTTTAAAAAATCGACAGTATATAAAATTGGGTCTCTTTGTGGGGAAAATGCATCGTGAAAAACAATATCGTACTTTTTGTCCAATCTCTTTATAACCTTTCTTGCATCTTCATTAAATACCCTAATTTTTAAATTTTTGGTTTCTTCTCCCATAAAAAAGTTTTTTATTGAATTTTTAATAATTTCATGCTCTTTAAATGGGATATTTAGGCAGAGTGATAAAAATAAAACCTCTCTGCACAATTCAACCATATCTATCTCTGCATCTTTGTTAAAATGTAGTGCGGCAACTGCATTGTATCCAAACCCACTACATAAATCCAAAACCTTTGGATTTTTTCTACTTTTTATGTTGGATGGGATTGCAAATTTCTCAACTGCCTCTTTTAATGCTCCTATTTTTGAATGCATTAACTCCTCTTCATCCTCTGCCTTTAAAGTGTATGTTCCATCCCCTGTTTTAACTAACAAATTTTTATCTATTAGTTCCCTTACCAATTTTTTCCCAAATTCATTAAAATCTTCCTCAAAGAAGTTATTGTTTATTGCTAAGTTCATATATTTTTTTATAATCCCTATGGCTTTTTTATTTGGTAGCATATTTTCCCATTTGACTTTAAATTGAGTTCATTTTTTAAAGTAAGTTTATTCATGAGCACAACCAATCAAATCCTTTAATTTTACATTTTTCTCTTTTAAGAACATTTCCATCTCTTCACATATTTTTCTGAATATGTCATAACCTCTATAGTAGACACCAGTTCCCACTTGAACTGCACATGCCCCCGCCATTATAAATTCCAATGCATCCCTTCCAGTGGTTATACCGCCAACTCCAATTATTGGGACGTCAACAGTTTCATATAAATCATAGACAATCTTTATTGCTATTGGTTTTATTGTTTTTCCCGACATTCCACCAAATTTATTGCTTAGTATTGGTTTTCCTACCTCAATATCAATAACCATTCCTGGACCTAAGGTATTTATTGCCGTTATTCCATCGACTCCTGCATCTACAACTGCCTTTGCTATTTCTTTAATATCTGTTACGTTTGGTGTTAATTTTGCAAATACTGGGATTTTTACAGCGTCCTTTACACTTGCAACAACCTTGTAAGATAAATTCGGATCCTGTCCAATAGTCGCTCCATAACCACCTCCTGCATGAGGGCAGGATATATTTAATTCAATCATATCAACATAATTTTCAATCCTCTCTGCTACAATGGCAAATTCTTTCTCATCTTTTCCATAAATTGAACCTATGATTTTTACATTCATTCTTTTTAGATCATCCCTAACTTTTTCAATCTCTTCAATATATTCCTCAACTCCAGGATTTGGTAATCCCATAGCGTTTAAAAATCCTCCTTCCACTTCAACAATTGTTGGATTTTTGTGACCTTCTTTTTTTTCCAAACCAACGGATTTTGTACATACTGCTCCAGCACCATTTTTTGCCATTCTTTTTAAAGCACTTCCTGTTTCCCCCATAACTCCAGCAGCCAAAAATACTGGATTTTTAAAATTTATACCACAGATTACAGTATTTAACATAAAATCACCGCGTGTCTATAGTTATAATGAAATTTTAAAAAAATGACAAATTAATAGATAAAATATACCTTTATTTTATTTGTGATTATAGTCATTTATTGCTGTTAACACAATAAAAATCTCTGTCTATTTAAAATTTACTGATAACAAATTTATAGAGCATAAATTTTTAAAAGAGGGAAATTTAGCAGATTCTACAAAAAGTATAAAAAAGGATGTTTAGGTATTATGTTCCTTCTTTCCAATCCTCTAAGTATTTTCTCTGCTCTTCTGTTAATTCGTCTATGTCAACACCCATGGATTTTAATTTTAATGATGCTATTCTTAAATCTTGCTCGTATGGGATATTATAAACCTTATTTTCCAATTTTTCATGGTTGTCCAGTATATACTTAGCCCCTAACGCCTGATTTGCAAAACTCATATCCATGACTTCACAAGGATGTCCATCAGCACATGCTAAATTAACCAATCTTCCCTCTCCAAGTAAGTAGAGTTTTTTGTCTCCTAAGTTATATTCTTCAATGTTGTTCCTAACAACTCTAACTGAAGTAGCCAATTCCCTCAAATCCCCCTTATTTATCTCATTGTCAAAGTGCCCTGCATTGCACAATATTGCCCCATCCTTCATAAGCAATACATGCTCTTTTCTAATAATATCCTTACATCCAGTTGTTGTTATAAATATGTCCCCTATTTTGGCAGCATCTTCCATCTTCATAACTCTAAATCCATCCATCTTTGCCTCTAATGCCTTAATTGGATTTACCTCAGTGATTACAACATTTGCTCCCATCCCCTTTGCTCTCATCGCTACACCTTTCCCACACCATCCATAACCAGCAACAACAACAGTTTTTCCAGCAATTAGTAGGTTTGTTGTCCTAATGATTCCATCAATTGCACTCTGCCCAGTTCCATATCTGTTGTCAAATAGATACTTTGTATATGCATCATTAACATCCATTACTGGGAATTTTAAAGCCCCTTCTCTTTCCATTGCTTTAAGTCTTATAATCCCTGTTGTTGTTTCCTCACAACCGCCCATTATATTATCCAAAAGTTCAGTTCTTTGGGTGTGCAATAAGAATATCAAATCACATCCATCATCTATAACGATATCTGGCTTATGGTCGAGAACTTTATTTAAATTCTCATAATACTCCTCTGTTGTTTCTCCTCGCCATGCGTAAACATGCATTCCCATCTTAGCACATGCAGCAGCGACATCATCCTGGGTTGATAATGGGTTGCATCCAGTAATGGCAATCTTTGCCCCGCCTTCCATTAATGTCTCTGCTAAAACTGCTGTTTTTGCCTCCAAATGCAAAGCCATTCCAATAGTTATTCCTTTAAATGGTTTTTCTTTTTTAAATTCTTCCCTAATCAATCTTAAAACAGGCATGTGTTGTTTTGCCCACTCGATTTTTTTCTCTCCCTCTGATGCCAAATTTATGTCTTTTACATTATACATTCTTTCACCAGCCATTTTTAGGATTTTAAATATGTGCGATTTACAATCATCCTGCAAAATGTTTTGCTTTTGTAGATTGATTACAATCTATTTTTATAAGGGTTTAACTATATATAACACAAACAATTATATAAAGTTTTAAAAATATCATTGAGGCTAATCAATACTAATTTTATAAAAGTTAAAAGGGATTTTAATGAAAGACAGATTTGGAAGAGAAATCAGGTCTTTGAGAATATCCATTACACAAAAATGCAATTTAGAATGTTTTTATTGCCATAAAGAAGGCCATAACGAAGATATCGGAAGATTTATGCTCCCCGAAGAAATTGGAAAAATTGTTAAGGCATCTTTGGATTTTGGTGTGAGGAAAATAAAGATATCTGGTGGGGAGCCGTTATTAAGGAAAGATATCAACGAAATATTAAAGAATATTAAAGATAAAAGAATAAAAGACATCTCTATGACAACAAATGGTATTCTTTTAGAGGAACATGCTGAAAAATTAAAAGATAATGGATTAGATAGAGTTAATGTGAGTTTAGATACTCTCAACAGTGAGTTATATAAAAAAATTACAAAATATGGGGATGTTGAAAAGGTTAAGAGGGGAATTGAAAAAGCAATTGAGGTTGGTTTAACTCCTTTAAAAATAAATTATTTAGCAATGGATATAAATATTAACCATTTAAAAGACATTATGGATTATTGCAGAGAAATTGGTGCAATACTTCAAATAATTGAGTTTATTCCAACAAATAAAAATTTGAATAAACATTATGTAGATATAACCCCAATAGAAAACAGAATCAAAGAAAAAGCAGATAAAATAATTACAAGAAAATTTATGCAAAATAGAAAAAAATATCTTCTTGATGGTTTGGAAGTTGAATTTGTTAGGCCTATGGACAATACAGAATTTTGCAGCCATTGCACAAGGATAAGACTAACGCATGATGGATTTTTAAAACCATGTCTGTTGAGGGATGATAATTTGGTTGATATCTTAACCCCTTTAAGAAATGGGGAGGATATAAGGAAGTGTTTTATTGAATGCATAAATAGGAGAGAGCCATACTTTAAAGGTTAACTAATTTGTTTTAATTTTAATATGTAGTTAAATATCTTTTCAACCTCTTTTGCAGATTTTGAATTTAAATCAACAGGTTTTCCAAGAAAATCACTCTTTAAAACTTCCTCATCATATGGAATAAAGCCAATAACTGGTAAACCAATATCTTTTTCAATAATATCTTTTAACAATTCCATATCTTCATCTTTTGCCTTATTAACAATAACTACCAAGTTGTTAACTCCAATGTCATTTGCAAGTTTTTTTATCCTCTTTGCTGTTAAGAAGGATTTTTTTGATGGCTCAACAACAACTATCATTAAATCAACGTTTTGAGTTGTTCTTCTGCCCAAATGTTCAATTCCTGCTTCCATATCCAATATAACCACTTCATCCCTCTTTAAAATTAAATGTTGTAACAACCTCCTCAATAAAACAGATGCAGGGCAAACACAGCCACTGCCTCCTTTTTCTACTGTCCCCATAACCAACAAATATATATTTCCTTTTTTATATGCAAATTTATCAACGATATCATCTACTTTTGGGTTTAACTTAAATACTGATCCATAACTATTTGGTTTAGCCCCGGTTCTTTCTTCAATCAAATCGTTCATTTTTGATATTGGGATTACTTCCTCCTCTATCCCTAAAGCACATGCTAATGTTGTATTTGGGTCTGCATCAACCGCTATAACTTTATAACCACTTTTTTCAAATAATCTTGCTAAAACTGATGAAATGAATGTCTTTCCTACCCCACCTTTTCCTGTTATTGCAATTTTCATGATATCACAATTTTCAATACTAAAATTATTTTTTAATTGATAGGTGATTTAACAATATTAATATTAAATATTAAAAAATAGTACTTAAATAACTCGTTAAAAAAACGATGTATCTCTATACCACTAACACTAAATTATATACCCCTAATTCTATAAATAGTTTAAGATTCAACTGGTATTTTAAATTCGCAATAATTATTAAAACATTCGAAAATAACAAAATTAGATTTATTTGGTGAAATTAGAGGAAACTGCGGAATGAGAGCAATATTTGAGTTGCGTTTTTATTTTAATTGGATTTACTGATTTTTGGATAGTTTATATTAATAACAATATTAAGACAAATTTAAGAGTATTATCAATCTTATTTGGATTTTTAATTGGGAGTAAAGTTGCCATTTCATTAATTGAGTATTCAAAAATCTTTTTAATTTCTACGATAATTTTATTTGCATCAATTTTTGTTTATTGAGTATAGTCATTCATCTTTTTCTTATTTGTCTTATGCACTCTGTCCTATTGGGGGTTTATTTTTGGGATTATCCTATAAATTTTTAGTGTATGAATTATTGATGATTTGAATAGAAGTATTTTAAATGTCTATAATTGTCTATAAATGACTACGTTGGGGAGACTCCTAAAGTATGGGTTTAGTTTTATTTTGGAAATTTATTTACATTTAATTGTTTAATTGCAATATAAAAATTAAAAAAATGCGTAAATATGCTTTAAAGGTCTATTATTTGTTTAAGGGTACTTTTAACTCGTCCTGTTTTATTAACGCTTCCCTTACAGATTTTTTAACACATTTCGCTATCATTTCCCCAATCTTAGTATGCCCTCCTGTGTAATTAACTCCTCTCCCAAAACCACCAACAACAATAACGTTATCCGTTCCAGTTCCAGTCGCCTGGAGTTCTGGATGTTTTGTGCTTCTTATATCCAACTCTTGGAAGGCGTTTGTTTTTGCCTCCGTAATGGTTATTATTGCCCTCGCCATTGCTCCATCTGTTAGGTTTGCGTTTGTTATCAAAATAATATTAACGGTCCCAACTTCTTCCTTAGGGATTATTTTTCCATTTTCAATTTTGTAGGTTTTAAAATCCTTCTCAATATAATTTGCCTCTTCATCTCCTAATCTTATTGCATTATGCTTTGCCCCAGCGGTTGTGAAGGCAATGACATAGAATTCATCAAACTCCTCCTTTGCAACTGCCAAATTATCCATATTTGCTCCAGTTGATAACAAGGCTATATCCTTCTTTTCAACTCCAATCTTTTTTAATACTTGATTTTCATAATCTTTATAGTCATGAACCTTATCCCAAAATGGTACAGGAATGGAATGGTTTCCAACATATCCAATGTCTTTAAATCCTTCCCTTGTTGATAAAACTTTTCTTCTTTTATCAAATTTAATTATGAGGGTTTTTGTATCCTCAACTTCATCTCCAATCTCAACGGTATGGGGGATTTTATATGCCTTCCAATCATCAATCCTTAAAACCTCTTCCATATTATCACCAATAAAAAAGTTTTTATAACAATTCTAACGAACCTGAATTATAAAACTTTTGGTGATATTATGTATAAAAAATTATTTTTGCCCATAATTTGCCTTTTAGTATTTGGTATTTTTTGTGGGTGCTTTGAAAAATCAGGAAATGCTGAAATTGCAGTGAATACAGAAATTCCAAGAAATGTTGATGTTTTTGATATGATTCCAGATAATTATATTGGATTTGCTTACGTAAATAAGAACATATTGAAAGAGGAAGAAAATCCATTCCTTAAAAATTTGGGGGTTGATGTAGAGGATACAAACTACATAATTTCCGCATACTCTGAGTCTTCAGCAATTATTATTGTTGATGGTAACTTTAATTTAAAAAACTTTAAAGAATTTTTAAATGAGAAGGGGTATGAGAAGGATAGTTACAAAGGCGTGGAGATATATAAAACAAAATCACCACTTGGGAAAAGTTCAGTTGCAGTGATTGGTAATAAAATTGTATTTGGCCTAAATGAGGGAGTTGAGAACTGTATAGATACAATAGTTGGTAACAAAAAATCCATCTTAAACATGAAGGATATTGCTGAAATAAAGGATATGGTCTCTGGGGGAGATATGTACTCGATTGCCCGTGCCAATAAAGAAAATAAATACAATGCAACGTGTTTTGGTGTAGGTATTAAATATTTAGACAACAATACCGTATACTACAAAATTATAACCAAATACAAAAATGAAAATTCTGCAAAAATTGGTTATGAAAATGCCTTAAAAAACATTGAAATTGAAAAAGAAGATGGATTTTATGACATAAATGCTAAAAGAGATGGACTATTTGTTATTATGGAAAGTAAAATAAATAAAGACAATTTAACAAAGTTGACATAAAATTTTTATTCAAACAACTTCT
It includes:
- a CDS encoding hydrogenase large subunit, with amino-acid sequence MYEGEIAIGPVHPTMLEPHRLRLFIEDEVIKDAELTIGVNHRGIERLMEGLPVEKANILTEKICGICSHIHVWNSVRVVERGCNIEVPERANYIRVIIEELERLHSHTILFGHAFEVLGHETMSMRAFMLREPIMQTLFDISGSRVHYSCPIIGGIRPRCNIKDSQIPTILERLERFEEKLKKFIERTLNDPMLVLRMKNIGVLDRKTAAKYHAVGPTARGSGIKSDMRKMGYVEEYDPFEFEEVLFDDGDVLSRIAVRFYECFESIKILRQALKALPQLPEKIYNGDYELHAFKPIDCYNEAQRGQVYHSYGLDSEGRVMHSKVRTPTATNLAAMEEILKGYHVTDVELIIASCDPCFTCTDRLIITKEYIK
- a CDS encoding MnmC family methyltransferase gives rise to the protein MLPNKKAIGIIKKYMNLAINNNFFEEDFNEFGKKLVRELIDKNLLVKTGDGTYTLKAEDEEELMHSKIGALKEAVEKFAIPSNIKSRKNPKVLDLCSGFGYNAVAALHFNKDAEIDMVELCREVLFLSLCLNIPFKEHEIIKNSIKNFFMGEETKNLKIRVFNEDARKVIKRLDKKYDIVFHDAFSPQRDPILYTVDFLKEIYKKMNNNGVLISYSSSIPFRSGLVEAGFVISEGPSVGRKRGATIAYKNPSFEVGRISEIDERVIALSTVGIPYRDVHLNAIKEEIIKNREVEREEFKRTLISLGKYYSTKRIKKGNIDNEFLKIQKMDLNSSEVIKKMRKLLLNRNEILKQTLMQKNIY
- a CDS encoding dihydroorotate dehydrogenase — encoded protein: MLNTVICGINFKNPVFLAAGVMGETGSALKRMAKNGAGAVCTKSVGLEKKEGHKNPTIVEVEGGFLNAMGLPNPGVEEYIEEIEKVRDDLKRMNVKIIGSIYGKDEKEFAIVAERIENYVDMIELNISCPHAGGGYGATIGQDPNLSYKVVASVKDAVKIPVFAKLTPNVTDIKEIAKAVVDAGVDGITAINTLGPGMVIDIEVGKPILSNKFGGMSGKTIKPIAIKIVYDLYETVDVPIIGVGGITTGRDALEFIMAGACAVQVGTGVYYRGYDIFRKICEEMEMFLKEKNVKLKDLIGCAHE
- the ahcY gene encoding adenosylhomocysteinase → MYNVKDINLASEGEKKIEWAKQHMPVLRLIREEFKKEKPFKGITIGMALHLEAKTAVLAETLMEGGAKIAITGCNPLSTQDDVAAACAKMGMHVYAWRGETTEEYYENLNKVLDHKPDIVIDDGCDLIFLLHTQRTELLDNIMGGCEETTTGIIRLKAMEREGALKFPVMDVNDAYTKYLFDNRYGTGQSAIDGIIRTTNLLIAGKTVVVAGYGWCGKGVAMRAKGMGANVVITEVNPIKALEAKMDGFRVMKMEDAAKIGDIFITTTGCKDIIRKEHVLLMKDGAILCNAGHFDNEINKGDLRELATSVRVVRNNIEEYNLGDKKLYLLGEGRLVNLACADGHPCEVMDMSFANQALGAKYILDNHEKLENKVYNIPYEQDLRIASLKLKSMGVDIDELTEEQRKYLEDWKEGT
- the moaA gene encoding GTP 3',8-cyclase MoaA, whose protein sequence is MKDRFGREIRSLRISITQKCNLECFYCHKEGHNEDIGRFMLPEEIGKIVKASLDFGVRKIKISGGEPLLRKDINEILKNIKDKRIKDISMTTNGILLEEHAEKLKDNGLDRVNVSLDTLNSELYKKITKYGDVEKVKRGIEKAIEVGLTPLKINYLAMDININHLKDIMDYCREIGAILQIIEFIPTNKNLNKHYVDITPIENRIKEKADKIITRKFMQNRKKYLLDGLEVEFVRPMDNTEFCSHCTRIRLTHDGFLKPCLLRDDNLVDILTPLRNGEDIRKCFIECINRREPYFKG
- a CDS encoding ATP-binding protein yields the protein MKIAITGKGGVGKTFISSVLARLFEKSGYKVIAVDADPNTTLACALGIEEEVIPISKMNDLIEERTGAKPNSYGSVFKLNPKVDDIVDKFAYKKGNIYLLVMGTVEKGGSGCVCPASVLLRRLLQHLILKRDEVVILDMEAGIEHLGRRTTQNVDLMIVVVEPSKKSFLTAKRIKKLANDIGVNNLVVIVNKAKDEDMELLKDIIEKDIGLPVIGFIPYDEEVLKSDFLGKPVDLNSKSAKEVEKIFNYILKLKQIS
- a CDS encoding adenosylcobinamide amidohydrolase encodes the protein MEEVLRIDDWKAYKIPHTVEIGDEVEDTKTLIIKFDKRRKVLSTREGFKDIGYVGNHSIPVPFWDKVHDYKDYENQVLKKIGVEKKDIALLSTGANMDNLAVAKEEFDEFYVIAFTTAGAKHNAIRLGDEEANYIEKDFKTYKIENGKIIPKEEVGTVNIILITNANLTDGAMARAIITITEAKTNAFQELDIRSTKHPELQATGTGTDNVIVVGGFGRGVNYTGGHTKIGEMIAKCVKKSVREALIKQDELKVPLNK